Proteins co-encoded in one Brassica rapa cultivar Chiifu-401-42 chromosome A02, CAAS_Brap_v3.01, whole genome shotgun sequence genomic window:
- the LOC103850900 gene encoding telomere repeat-binding protein 4 — MVIKRRFNHVFDFSTIPKAPRSTRRKLLSSKNDGVDDIRTTAFDLLASLAGKLLEESESSSTSSTNAFVKGKGNNVKQEDVEDDDVKPCESELASKSPPSDITSETPLEQTRVSDCERGLGLKPCGNKKEDCDDITEETCVDIEKREVKTPPGTDGVLNQSKLVCRDDDDENYCKYYRFSDRCRRFNRPLTRVGHRRMMTKYGRAVPRDTRTDGCLLYRKRKLCNGYNPWRHETVHRKRRLSDGGLSSESVTNSPQKGESVKFSIKSFRIPELFIEVPDTATVGSLKRTVMEAVAALLGDGIRIGVLVQGKKVRDDSNTLSQTGLSCRENLSNLGFTLEPGHIPLCSESPVISTPTDCTNLSERSLDSRIPFHLQDADHVISSKNCVENNQELVPYQSDISADEPSSDSRALVPVSSLEPDALAIVPLNEKSKRTEVSQRRTRRPFSVAEVEALVAAVEELGTGRWRDVKLRSFDDASHRTYVDLKDKWKTLVHTASISPQQRRGEPVPQELLDRVLAAHRCWSQHQLKQNGKLQAAATMVGSSM; from the exons ATGGTGATCAAGAGGAGGTTTAATCATGTCTTTGATTTCTCCACTATTCCCAAGGCTCCTCGTTCCACCAGA AGGAAGCTATTATCAAGCAAGAACGATGGTGTTGATGACATTCGTACCACTGCATTTGATCTGCTCGCTTCTCTAGCTGGAAAGCTGCTAGAAGAGAGCGAAAGCTCCTCAACTTCTTCTACCAATGCGTTTGTAAAGGGAAAGGGAAACAACGTCAAGCAAGAAGACGTTGAAGATGATGATGTCAAGCCTTGTGAATCCGAGCTTGCGTCAAAGTCCCCTCCTAGTGATATTACCAGTGAGACTCCTTTGGAGCAGACACGTGTTTCTGATTGTGAGAGAGGTCTTGGCTTGAAGCCGTGTGGGAACAAGAAAGAGGATTGTGATGACATCACTGAGGAGACATGTGTTGACATTGAAAAAAGAGAAGTAAAAACGCCACCTGGCACGGATGGTGTCCTCAATCAGTCTAAGTTAGTTTgcagagatgatgatgatgaaaactATTGTAAGTACTATAGATTTAGTGACAGATGTAGGAGGTTTAATAGGCCTTTGACACGTGTTGGACATCGGAGAATGATGACAAAGTACGGGAGAGCAGTCCCTAGAGACACTAGAACAG ATGGCTGTTTACTGTACCGCAAGAGAAAGTTGTGTAATGGTTATAACCCATGGAGGCATGAGACGGTTCATAGGAAGAGAAGATTGTCTGATGGAGGACTCAGTAGTGAAAGTGTTACCAATTCACCTCAGAAGGGAGAATCAG TAAAGTTCAGCATCAAGTCCTTTAGGATTCCGGAGCTTTTCATTGAAGTTCCGGATACAGCAACAGTAGGCTCACTAAAG AGGACGGTGATGGAGGCTGTAGCTGCTTTGCTGGGTGATGGAATACGTATAGGGGTGTTAGTCCAAGGGAAGAAGGTTAGAGATGACAGTAACACTTTATCACAGACTGGTCTTTCATGTAGAGAGAATCTAAGCAACCTTGGCTTCACCTTGGAGCCTGGTCATATACCTCTATGCTCTGAAAGTCCTGTCATCTCTACACCAACTGATTGTACAAATCTTTCAGAAAG GTCCTTAGATTCTAGAATCCCTTTCCATCTCCAAGATGCAGATCACGTGATTAGTTCGAAAAATTgtgtggagaataaccaggagtTAGTTCCATATCAGAGTGACATATCAGCTGATGAACCTTCATCAGATTCAAGAGCGCTGGTTCCAGTTTCATCCTTGGAACCGGATGCTCTTGCAATTGTCCCACTTAACGAGAAATCTAAGCGTACAGAGGTTTCACAGCGCAGAACCAGGAGACCTTTCTCTGTTGCAGAGGTGGAAGCTCTAGTAGCAGCAGTAGAGGAGCTTGGGACTGGAAG ATGGCGTGATGTGAAACTACGTTCTTTTGATGATGCAAGTCATAGAACCTACGTGGACTTGAAG GACAAGTGGAAAACTTTGGTTCACACGGCAAGTATATCACCACAGCAACGAAGAGGAGAGCCAGTGCCTCAAGAACTGCTAGACAGAGTCTTGGCAGCACATAGGTGTTGGTCACAGCACCAGCTGAAACAGAACGGGAAACTTCAAGCGGCTGCAACAATGGTGGGTTCGTCCATGTAA
- the LOC103850901 gene encoding uncharacterized protein LOC103850901, translating into MAEGEGSSRGQPKREQIRKTEVISYEKSVTQLSREGRQTHLVVDRARKTPLNTHSRSYSTVFDNTSPQYNWLRVGWLVEERRIVLTGRLYRYYYDPLGQVYGTRYEVEQMCAYIDRNKNRKKREIIIID; encoded by the exons ATGGCGGAGGGTGAAGGAAGCTCTAGAGGCCAGCCAAAGAGGGAGCAGATCAGAAAAACTGAAGTCATCAGTTACGAGAAAAGCGTCACGCAACTGTCAAGAGAAGGGAGACAGACGCATTTGGTTGTGGACCGAGCCCGTAAAACGCCATTGAACACACATAGTAGATCTTACTCTACTGTCTTTGATAATACCTCTCCTCAGTACAACTGGCTTCGTGTTGGCTGGCTCGTTGAGGAGCGTCGCATAGTGCTGACCGGCCGACTTTACCGG TACTATTACGATCCACTGGGACAAGTATACGGTACAAGGTACGAAGTGGAGCAGATGTGCGCATACATTGACAGGAATAAGAACAGAAAGAAGCGCGAGATCATCATCATCGACTAA